The Orcinus orca chromosome 16, mOrcOrc1.1, whole genome shotgun sequence genome includes a window with the following:
- the RPS21 gene encoding 40S ribosomal protein S21, with amino-acid sequence MQNDAGEFVDLYVPRKCSASNRIIGAKDHASIQMNVAEVDKVTGRFNGQFKTYAICGAIRRMGESDDSILRLAKADGIVSKNF; translated from the exons ATGCAGAACGACGCCGGCGAGTTCGTGGACCTGTACGTGCCGCGGAAATG CTCTGCCAGCAACCGCATCATAGGCGCCAAGGACCACGCGTCCATCCAGATGAACGTGGCCGAG GTTGACAAGGTGACAGGCAGGTTCAACGGCCAGTTTAAAACCTATGCCATCTGCGGGGCCATTCGCAGGATG GGCGAGTCAGATGACTCCATTCTCCGACTGGCCAAGGCTGACGGCATTGTCTCAAA GAACTTCTGA